The proteins below come from a single Plasmodium sp. gorilla clade G2 genome assembly, chromosome: 13 genomic window:
- a CDS encoding ferredoxin, putative encodes MNIVILLLVLTFSIKHSNTYKLKNTYIPTNYMYHNNNKNILRSQKSKLFLNFLSNNQLGNSNKQICFFKNKIKSNISNINNYDYLRKRNFNTSNKNKLFYNITLRTNDGEKQIECNEDEYILDASERQNVELPYSCRGGSCSTCAAKLVEGEVDNDDQSYLDEEQIKKKYILLCTCYPKSDCVIETHKEDELHDM; translated from the coding sequence ATGaatattgtaatattattgttaGTACTAACATTTAGCATAAAACATAgcaatacatataaattaaaaaatacgTATATACCCacaaattatatgtatcataataataataaaaatatattaagaagCCAAAAGAGtaaattatttttgaatTTCCTAAGTAATAACCAGCTAGGTAATtctaataaacaaatatgtttttttaagaacaaaataaaaagtaatatatctaatatcaataattatgattatttaagGAAACGTAATTTCAATACttctaataaaaataaattattttataatataacattaaGAACAAATGATGGAGAAAAACAAATCGAATGTAATGaagatgaatatatattagatgCTAGTGAAAGACAAAATGTTGAATTACCATATAGTTGTAGGGGAGGTAGTTGTTCTACATGTGCAGCAAAACTAGTAGAAGGAGAAGTAGATAATGATGATCAAAGTTATTTAGATgaagaacaaataaaaaaaaaatatattcttttatgtACATGCTATCCTAAATCGGATTGTGTAATTGAAACACACAAGGAAGACGAACTACACGATATGTAA
- a CDS encoding glycerol-3-phosphate 1-O-acyltransferase, putative codes for MIKIFVGFFLTTLFLVVFKFHIVKNVKNKSCFINTFGVFPIVTNLFPKYINKGINRKIPITYKKNKMIRFLNNNIYEDAYDTIINKLDLLIKESYDIKDHINTFKGFLRKYLDEIKKHESCSSQDFLNNFLIYIDTFKKYKNYEFPNIHRYDETLYEWSLKFWSELIDKKNSKFLGISNIKKIEDWRDKGHNIIIFSNHHIEADANIIKYFFHIQDSEQISRNIIFIGGHKIRVDPLSRPFSVTANLLCIYSKKYIENPPHLREEKTLFNHKSLNVLRNLLNKGKQIIWLAPSGGRDRKGADGKIHISPFDPKIIQTFNIFAKRSKVKTHFIGLALNTYNICPPPNTVDVDEIEKERTCNYSPISLNLGQDIFELYPNMDEDQITTYLYNYVNQLYKQIS; via the coding sequence ATGATTAAAATTTTTGTTGGTTTCTTTTTAACAACATTATTTCTAGTTGTATTTAAATTTCATATTGTCaagaatgtaaaaaataaatcatgtTTCATAAACACTTTTGGTGTATTTCCTATTGTTACAAATTTATTtcctaaatatataaataaaggtataaatagaaaaattcctattacatataaaaaaaataaaatgataagatttttaaacaataatatatatgaagatgCATACGATACTATAATTAACAAATtagatttattaataaaagagaGTTATGATATTAAAGATCATATTAATACTTTTAAAGGTTTTTTAAGGAAATATTtagatgaaataaaaaagcaTGAATCTTGTTCTTCACAAGATttcttaaataattttttaatttatattgatacatttaaaaaatacaaaaattatGAGTTCCCTAATATTCATAGATATGATGAAACGTTATATGAATGGTCTTTAAAATTTTGGTCTGAATTGatagacaaaaaaaattcgAAATTTCTTGGtatttcaaatataaaaaaaatagaagatTGGAGAGATAAAGGgcacaatataataatatttagtAATCATCATATTGAAGCAGAtgcaaatataataaaatatttttttcacattCAAGACTCTGAACAAATTtcaagaaatattatttttataggtGGACATAAAATTAGAGTTGATCCTTTGTCAAGACCATTCAGTGTAACAGCTAAtcttttatgtatatattcgAAAAAGTATATAGAAAACCCTCCACATTTAAGAGAAGAAAAAACTTTATTTAATCATAAATCATTAAATGTTTTAcgaaatttattaaataaagggAAGCAAATTATTTGGCTAGCTCCAAGTGGAGGAAGAGATAGAAAAGGAGCTGATGGAAAAATACACATTTCTCCTTTTGATCCTAAAATTATACaaacatttaatatttttgcaAAAAGATCCAAGGTTAAAACACATTTCATAGGATTAGCTTTGaatacttataatatatgtccACCACCAAATACGGTTGATGTAGATGAAATTGAAAAAGAGAGAACTTGTAATTATTCACCTATATCTTTAAATTTAGGACAGGatatttttgaattatatCCAAATATGGATGAGGATCAAATAACGACatatctttataattatgtaaatcaattatataaacaaatcagttaa
- a CDS encoding chromosome segregation protein, putative — MYIEEIILDGFKSYPTKTVIGPFHPQFNAITGLNGSGKSNVLDAICFVMGINNLNLIRVNRLDELIYKQGQAGITKGSVTIKFNNEEKPSPLQEPYRDMKNITITRQIVLGGRNRYLLNSHNAKPKDISDFFQSLKLNINNPHFLIMQGKITKVINMKPIELLGLIEESSGTKLYEVKRTNAIKLMVKKDQKLGEINKVLFEEIEPTLVKLKKEKEEYNKFVSNNEEIEKYEKVEIAYKYYVAKKMMTKCEEKIEDAKSEEKILEKGIKEIDKDIEKYKIEKEKIVKETTIANEPMKILISEKEELEKKISQLKSEAKIENKEKAKEKKRREDIKKEINNLENKLDDYQKNNEKNNKNLKSYEDLKKKIEILKEELNEKQLTMNCLLSAGTNNNEYTGSFREQLKNYKTNLSKAETQINNFLQNNKHLEKEIITLKEQRKKYEKEYNEINKEKEIEEKKKKLCEQELDKLNKQYNNFIELDTLKRDKNILYNDIEKLQQELQVLKNIINSVKIDYKIPSNMKSTDILGQIYKLIKIKKEYNNTALAVHLILGGKLTYLLVQNKEHSKRLFEYNNFSNGSKRVTLLPLEDCVISREVHEKHIEECRRNVGLNVKDKNDVIYFLDIMEYDKNLEKIIQYLFNGTLICSNVELCKKITYNPNKKLSYTTITLEGDKFDTSGSMSGGSNKNINLFLLNYEKYKSKKQQYHDNENKLKEITEKLKSLEKAEEKKKTISKELQIYDNNLSNIENRMETSKYGSVNKKIEEHKNEIEKGRNELSELYKEQKKLTEVIRKLEKDISEYEANKDKKEEDLKETIKKLKNKIKQLETEEHKKKEEIDDVLLQIENYKKQKEKETNDLSISDETINEIEKKIQDIENNINIAKDNLKELEKKITELQSSFTSYENEMKHVLKKIEDLEKKKSENILDLKKLENTLLDLQKDLKTSSDTVKYLYKTHVWIESYEPLFNKKYTPYDFENFRHDVIQKKIQALQNEQNKLSININRKAVQMYEQVQVDYKDLVTKKSQVEEDKKKIQEVIADLDVKKSESLLAMYQQINEYFQAIFSTLLNNAQAKLSIVDGDLANGIEMKIAFNNNWKESLTELSGGQRSLLALSLILALLKVRTVPMYILDEIDAALDLNHTQNIGDMIRTQFPHSQFIIVSLKEGMFSHADVLFKMRFVDGISTVNRHALDIRQNTNKKEVQEVKRRRVTIHDKEPDHD; from the exons atgtatattgaGGAAATAATATTAGATGGTTTTAAGAGTTACCCCACCAAAACAGTAATTGGTCCATTTCACCCTCAATTCAATGCTATAACAGGCTTAAATGGTAGTGGTAAATCTAACGTTTTAGATGCGATATGTTTTGTTATgggtataaataatttaaatttaataagaGTTAATCGATTAgatgaattaatatataaacaaggTCAAGCTGGAATTACAAAAGGTAGTGTAACTATAAAATTTAACAATGAAGAAAAACCAAGTCCGTTACAAGAACCTTATCGTGATATGAAGAACATAACCATTACTAGACAAATAGTATTAGGAGGTCGAAATCGATATCTTTTAAACAGTCATAATGCTAAACCTAAAGATATTAGTGATTTTTTTCAATCATTAAaattgaatataaataatcctcattttttaattatgcaAGGTAAAATAACCAAagttataaatatgaaaccTATTGAACTGTTAGGATTAATTGAAGAATCTAGTGGTACCAAACTTTATGAAGTGAAAAGAACAAATGCTATAAAATTGATGGTTAAAAAGGATCAGAAATTAggtgaaataaataaagtatTATTTGAAGAAATTGAACCGACCTtagtaaaattaaaaaaagaaaaagaagagtataataaatttgttagtaataatgaagaaatcGAAAAATATGAGAAAGTCGAAATAGCttacaaatattatgtaGCAAAAAAGATGATGACAAAatgtgaagaaaaaatagaagATGCAAAAagtgaagaaaaaattttagAGAAAGGTATAAAAGAAATTGATAAAGATAttgagaaatataaaattgaaaaagaGAAAATTGTTAAAGAAACTACTATTGCAAATGAACCTATGAAAATTTTGATAAgtgaaaaagaagaattagaaaagaaaatttctCAATTAAAATCAGAAGctaaaatagaaaataaagagaaagcaaaagagaaaaaaagaagagaagatatcaaaaaagaaattaataatttagaaaataaattagatgattatcaaaaaaataatgaaaaaaataataaaaatttaaaatcatatgaagatttaaaaaagaaaattgaaatattaaaagaagaattaaatgaaaaacaaTTAACTATGAATTGTCTATTAAGTGCTggtacaaataataatgaatatacaGGTTCATTTAGAgaacaattaaaaaattataaaacgaATTTAAGTAAAGCAGAaacacaaataaataatttcttacaaaataataaacatttagaaaaagaaattattacaTTAAAAGAGCAacgaaaaaaatatgaaaaggaatataatgaaattaataaagaaaaagaaattgaagaaaaaaaaaaaaaattatgtgaaCAAGAAttagataaattaaataaacaatataataattttatagaaTTGGATACATTAAAaagagataaaaatattttatataacgaTATAGAAAAATTACAACAAGAATTAcaagttttaaaaaatataattaatagtGTAAAAATTGATTATAAAATACCAAGTAATATGAAAAGTACAGATATATTAGGAcagatatataaattaataaaaataaaaaaagaatacaaCAATACAGCTTTAGCTGTACATTTAATATTAGGTGGAaaattaacatatttattagtACAAAATAAAGAACATAGTAAAAGgttatttgaatataataatttttctaatGGAAGTAAAAGAGTCACATTGCTACCTTTAGAAGATTGTGTAATATCAAGAGAAGTACATGAGAAACATATTGAAGAATGTCGAAGAAATGTTGGTTTAAATGTAAAGgataaaaatgatgttatttattttttagatattatggaatatgataaaaatttagaaaaaattatacaatatttatttaatggtACTTTAATATGTTCTAATGTTGAgttatgtaaaaaaattacttataatccaaataaaaaattatcttATACTACTATAACTTTGGAGGGTGATAAATTTGATACATCTGGAAGTATGTCTGGTGGGtctaacaaaaatattaatctattcttattaaattatgaaaagtataaaagtaaaaaacaACAATATcatgataatgaaaataaattaaaggAAATAactgaaaaattaaaatcatTAGAAAAAgcagaagaaaagaaaaaaactaTTTCAAAGgaattacaaatatatgataaCAATCTAagtaatattgaaaatagaATGGAAACAAGCAAATATGGTAGtgtgaataaaaaaatagaagaacataaaaatgaaattgaaAAGGGGCGAAATGAATTAagtgaattatataaagaacaaaaaaaattaactgAAGTAATACGCAAATTAGAAAAAGACATATCTGAATATGAAGCTAATAaggataaaaaagaagaagatttaaaagaaactattaaaaaattaaaaaataaaataaaacaattagAAACAGaagaacataaaaaaaaagaagaaatagatgatgtattattacaaattgaaaattataaaaaacaaaaagaaaaagaaacaaatgaTTTATCTATAAGTGATGAAACTATAAatgaaattgaaaaaaaaatacaagatatagaaaataatattaatattgcaaaggataatttaaaagaattagaaaaaaaaatcacaGAACTTCAATCAAGTTTTACTTCTtatgaaaatgaaatgaaacatgttcttaaaaaaattgaagatttagaaaaaaaaaaaagtgaaaatatattagatttaaaaaaactaGAAAATACTTTATTAGATTTACAAAAGGATTTGAAAACATCAAGTGATACagttaaatatttatataaaacacaTGTATGGATAGAATCATATGAACCtttgtttaataaaaaatatactccATATGATTTTGAAAATTTTAGACATGATGTTATACAGAAAAAAATACAGGCTTTACAAAATGAGCAAAATAAATTGTCGATCAATATTAATAGAAAAGCAGTACAAATGTATGAACAGGTGCAAGTAGATTACAAAGATTTAGTAACCAAAAAATCACAAGTAgaagaagataaaaaaaaaatacaagaaGTTATAGCAGATTTGGATGTAAAAAAAAGTGAAAGCTTGTTGGCAATGTATCAGCAAATTAATGAATATTTTCAAGCTATTTTTTCAACCCTTCTGAATAATGCCCAAGCCAAATTAAGTATAGTCGATGGGGATTTAGCTAACGGAATAGAAATGAAG attgCCTTTAATAACAATTGGAAAGAGTCCCTAACCGAATTGAGTGGAGGGCAAAGAAGTCTTTTAGCCCTGTCCTTAATTCTAGCCTTATTAAAAGTGAGAACAGTACCtatgtatatattagatGAAATTGATGCTGCTTTAGATTTAAATCATACTCAAAATATTGGAGATATGATAAGGACACAATTTCCACATTCACAATTTATTATCGTATCTTTAAAAGAAGGTATGTTCTCTCATGCAgatgttttatttaaaatgagATTTGTTGATGGTATATCAACGGTTAATAGACATGCTTTGGACATAAGACAAAATACAAACAAAAAGGAAGTCCAAGAAGTAAAGAGAAGAAGGGTAACAATACACGACAAAGAACCGGACCACGATTAA